A single window of Candidatus Eisenbacteria bacterium DNA harbors:
- a CDS encoding RNA-directed DNA polymerase, producing the protein MISAAPFRDRVVHHALCNVIEPIFERTFVSDSFANQVGKGTHRALTRAQRLARRHRFVLQCDIRQFFPSVDHVILQARLAEMISDRRVLRLTEVILASGCGVLDERYDMVYFPGDDLFAVLRPRGLPIGNLTSQFWANVYLSPFDHFVKRELRCRGYVRYVDDILLFGDDKTTLSTWHQTVVRRLERLRLSIHPGAHPRPVTEGIPFLGFTVFPERRRLKRRKGVSFQRKLKRMVEACRAGRLPIAAVSASVGGWVNHARFGNTVGLRRAVLRRAAIAGCRDPLNSITRARVG; encoded by the coding sequence TTGATTTCCGCTGCGCCGTTCCGCGATCGCGTCGTGCACCATGCGTTGTGCAACGTCATCGAGCCGATCTTCGAGCGCACGTTCGTGTCCGACTCCTTCGCGAACCAGGTCGGAAAGGGAACCCACCGGGCGCTGACACGCGCGCAGCGCCTGGCTCGCCGTCACCGGTTCGTTCTGCAGTGCGACATCCGGCAGTTCTTCCCCAGCGTCGACCACGTCATCCTGCAGGCGCGACTCGCCGAGATGATCAGCGATCGCCGCGTCCTCCGTTTGACGGAAGTCATCCTCGCGAGCGGTTGCGGCGTCCTCGACGAGAGGTACGACATGGTGTACTTCCCTGGCGACGACCTGTTCGCCGTCCTGCGGCCGCGGGGGCTCCCGATCGGCAACCTGACGAGTCAGTTCTGGGCGAACGTGTATTTGAGTCCCTTCGATCATTTCGTGAAGCGGGAGCTGCGGTGCCGGGGATACGTGCGATACGTCGACGACATTCTGCTGTTCGGTGACGACAAGACAACACTGTCGACGTGGCACCAGACGGTTGTGCGACGGCTCGAACGGTTGCGGCTCAGCATCCATCCGGGAGCCCACCCGCGGCCGGTAACCGAGGGCATCCCGTTCCTCGGGTTCACGGTGTTCCCGGAGCGCCGCCGGCTCAAGCGCCGCAAGGGCGTGTCGTTCCAGCGGAAACTGAAGCGAATGGTCGAGGCATGCCGCGCCGGCAGACTCCCGATCGCCGCCGTCAGCGCCTCAGTCGGCGGGTGGGTGAACCACGCTCGCTTCGGAAACACGGTGGGCCTCCGCAGGGCGGTCCTACGGCGGGCGGCAATCGCAGGCTGCCGAGACCCATTGAACTCGATCACCCGGGCGAGGGTGGGGTAA
- a CDS encoding T9SS type A sorting domain-containing protein, translated as MRRRVLFAWGAVLAAALAAAGPAFARSAAPVGADLFSNPYEIAEKEDVAYVLYPSGLAVLDIRSALRPSLISSVFLPGEAGGLLLRENYLYVSRGTGGLFTMSLDDPFRPAVVDTLPAPSSFGRLDHGWNRLQVADRDSGLIVIDIQNPGAPQRLYKYPIGEPIQDIRVRRAVASLALERGGLRTFDISHYIPVPLAHRPELAGAAHLDFSFATLYVSRGGDGISAVDVSDSTNPVILPDAYRPSGATGDVAAVDSFLVAVHDARELHLLRRGGLSAGALAVSAVDTTLGRVLAKEGRVYSTGLDRGLRLVELVIPQNATYVAGFAVPGAVVSDVAVEGDTAFLAAGAKGVGLVSLTDELNPALLGFLPTVGSVNALEVNDRYIYAAETGQGLRVYDAASGAAVGFASTPGTQGLLVDESLAYMCGGSAGLSILDVSNPAGPVPVGSIGTGGAAGRSTRAVAVFGNLVALAEGDAGIRLADAANPAAPAVLGAYDPADYVIDVAFSETGVLYALLRSTGLLVLDVADPARPDSVGLVTISGSLLRNVKKLGSVLYVTESLGVIDPGFVHVISVADPRVPRVLLRIQSQGFPGNLATGRERAYVAAGSGGFEIFGTFEDYGFLPIGSYDPHAPIDIASASETRVLATDREGKIWPFYLQEGEALSRGEPYDLGRAAADVVLHGTRAFASIAGESLLVELTLPTPDIALLARTIELPGEASGLAIRDTLLCVAMKNHGFGVYSIARPEAVVPLGFFRSGGTENSDLAGAGAERIALGGNLAFVGTADRSRGLFILDLVDPSAPVFRSMFPTTHRVLDVAAYAGHVYLGQRQIGTTIVNAENPDNPTQSILRPDLSFVRRMRVVNDHLFCARRTEGIDVYDLANPANPVRVWRGRTPETAFDLAVFGTYLAEADGSAFRMYRQDFVNADQTAPSYTIGILSNPFANAFLDFVIVSSEALIEKPEVRFTMGEVDTSLAVFRIDVARNVYRAVYRLAETGIGTVSVSGEDLAGNKSDTSKEFSVSYVRGSKGGSIYSPSGKVEVRIPPRESAGDSYVLLTKVERSEIESETSCPLPAPALGPFRLSLGEADGPVAVFVRDVPLDPEGNAPSLFRMEGDAWILSASEHDAARGSLRGALPGSSVFLLSHEASAPAPALPALRLEPNRPNPFNPNTTLVFFLSKEVRARLSIYDLSGRLVRHLADGVFPAGSHAVAWNGTDSSGRRAASGVYFARVEAAGLSETRKIVLLK; from the coding sequence ATGAGGCGGCGCGTCCTTTTCGCTTGGGGAGCAGTGCTCGCCGCGGCGCTCGCGGCGGCCGGGCCGGCGTTCGCCCGTTCGGCCGCGCCGGTCGGCGCGGATCTCTTCTCGAACCCGTACGAGATCGCGGAAAAGGAGGATGTCGCGTACGTTCTCTACCCTTCGGGCCTCGCGGTCCTCGACATCCGTTCGGCCCTGCGGCCGAGCCTCATCTCAAGCGTGTTTCTTCCCGGGGAGGCGGGCGGCCTTCTTTTACGCGAGAACTATCTCTACGTAAGCCGCGGAACGGGCGGGCTCTTCACGATGAGCCTCGACGACCCGTTCCGCCCGGCGGTCGTGGACACGCTTCCGGCCCCCTCGAGCTTCGGGCGGCTGGATCACGGGTGGAATCGGCTTCAGGTCGCGGACCGGGACAGCGGGCTCATCGTCATCGACATCCAGAACCCGGGGGCCCCGCAGCGTCTCTACAAGTATCCGATCGGCGAGCCGATCCAGGATATCCGGGTCCGCCGCGCGGTCGCCTCTCTCGCGTTGGAGCGGGGGGGTCTCCGCACGTTCGACATCTCCCACTACATTCCGGTTCCGCTCGCCCATCGGCCGGAGCTCGCGGGCGCGGCGCATCTCGACTTCTCGTTCGCGACCCTCTATGTCTCCCGCGGCGGCGACGGCATCTCCGCGGTCGATGTCTCCGACTCAACGAACCCGGTGATCCTCCCCGACGCCTATCGTCCGTCCGGCGCGACCGGCGACGTGGCGGCGGTCGACTCATTCCTCGTGGCGGTTCACGACGCGCGGGAGCTTCATCTCCTTCGGCGCGGGGGGCTCTCCGCGGGGGCGCTGGCCGTGAGCGCGGTGGACACGACGCTCGGGCGTGTTCTGGCGAAGGAAGGGCGGGTCTATTCGACCGGGCTCGACCGGGGGCTCCGTCTCGTGGAGCTCGTCATCCCCCAGAACGCGACCTATGTCGCCGGCTTCGCCGTCCCCGGCGCGGTCGTCTCCGACGTCGCCGTGGAGGGGGACACCGCCTTTCTCGCCGCCGGCGCGAAGGGCGTGGGCCTCGTCTCGCTCACGGACGAGCTGAACCCCGCCCTTCTGGGTTTTCTCCCCACGGTGGGGAGCGTCAATGCTTTGGAAGTGAATGATCGATACATCTATGCTGCGGAGACCGGCCAGGGTCTCCGCGTGTACGACGCCGCCTCGGGGGCCGCGGTCGGGTTCGCTTCGACCCCGGGGACGCAGGGGCTTCTGGTCGACGAGTCCCTCGCCTACATGTGCGGGGGATCGGCCGGGCTCTCCATCCTCGACGTCTCCAACCCGGCGGGGCCCGTCCCCGTCGGCTCGATCGGGACGGGAGGGGCGGCCGGACGCTCGACGCGTGCGGTCGCGGTCTTCGGAAACCTCGTCGCGCTCGCCGAGGGGGACGCCGGCATCCGTCTCGCGGACGCCGCGAACCCCGCGGCCCCCGCGGTTCTCGGTGCGTACGATCCGGCCGACTACGTGATCGACGTCGCCTTTTCGGAGACCGGGGTGCTCTACGCGCTTCTCCGATCGACCGGGCTTCTTGTTCTCGACGTCGCCGATCCCGCCCGCCCCGACTCGGTCGGTCTCGTGACGATCTCCGGTTCCCTTCTTCGAAACGTGAAGAAACTGGGGAGCGTTCTCTACGTGACCGAATCGCTCGGGGTTATCGATCCCGGCTTCGTCCACGTGATCTCGGTCGCCGACCCGCGCGTTCCAAGGGTTCTCCTCCGGATTCAATCGCAGGGGTTCCCGGGGAACCTCGCGACCGGAAGGGAGCGCGCGTACGTCGCCGCCGGGTCGGGCGGGTTCGAGATCTTCGGCACGTTCGAGGACTACGGGTTCCTCCCGATCGGTTCGTACGATCCCCACGCGCCGATCGACATCGCCTCCGCGTCCGAGACGCGTGTCCTCGCGACCGATCGCGAGGGGAAGATCTGGCCGTTCTACTTGCAGGAAGGGGAGGCGCTGAGCCGCGGCGAGCCGTACGACCTCGGCCGGGCCGCGGCGGACGTCGTGTTGCACGGCACGCGGGCGTTCGCCTCGATCGCCGGCGAAAGCCTTCTCGTGGAGCTGACCCTCCCGACGCCGGACATCGCCCTGCTCGCGCGGACCATCGAGCTTCCGGGAGAGGCATCGGGGCTCGCGATCCGGGATACGCTCCTCTGCGTCGCGATGAAGAACCACGGTTTCGGCGTCTACAGCATCGCGCGCCCGGAGGCGGTGGTCCCGCTCGGCTTCTTCCGGAGCGGCGGGACGGAGAACTCGGATCTCGCGGGGGCGGGGGCGGAGCGGATCGCCCTGGGGGGGAACCTCGCGTTCGTCGGGACGGCGGACAGGAGCCGCGGGCTCTTCATCCTCGATCTCGTGGACCCGTCTGCTCCCGTATTTCGGAGCATGTTTCCGACGACCCACCGCGTGCTCGACGTCGCCGCCTACGCGGGGCACGTCTATCTCGGGCAGCGCCAGATCGGGACGACCATCGTCAACGCCGAGAATCCGGACAACCCGACGCAATCCATCCTCCGGCCGGACCTCTCCTTCGTCCGGCGTATGCGCGTCGTGAACGACCATCTCTTCTGCGCGAGACGGACCGAGGGGATCGACGTCTACGATCTCGCGAACCCGGCGAACCCGGTGCGCGTCTGGCGGGGGAGAACACCGGAGACGGCGTTCGACCTCGCGGTGTTCGGCACGTATCTCGCCGAGGCGGACGGGAGCGCCTTCCGCATGTACCGCCAGGATTTCGTGAACGCGGATCAGACCGCGCCGAGCTACACGATCGGGATCCTCTCGAACCCCTTCGCGAACGCGTTTCTCGATTTCGTGATCGTCTCCTCCGAGGCCCTGATCGAAAAGCCGGAGGTCCGCTTCACGATGGGCGAGGTCGATACATCGCTCGCGGTCTTCCGCATCGACGTCGCCCGGAACGTCTACCGGGCCGTGTACCGGCTCGCCGAGACCGGCATCGGAACCGTGAGCGTCTCGGGCGAGGATCTCGCCGGAAACAAGTCGGACACGAGCAAGGAGTTCTCGGTCTCCTACGTCCGCGGATCAAAGGGGGGATCGATCTACTCCCCGTCCGGCAAGGTCGAAGTTCGGATTCCTCCGCGCGAGTCGGCGGGGGATTCCTACGTTCTCCTCACGAAGGTTGAGCGATCGGAGATTGAAAGCGAAACATCCTGCCCGCTTCCCGCTCCGGCCCTCGGTCCGTTCCGGCTCTCGCTCGGTGAGGCGGACGGGCCGGTCGCGGTGTTCGTCCGGGATGTCCCTCTCGATCCGGAGGGAAACGCGCCTTCCCTCTTCCGGATGGAGGGGGACGCGTGGATCCTCTCGGCGTCCGAGCACGACGCGGCGCGCGGCAGCCTGAGAGGCGCGCTCCCCGGCTCGTCGGTCTTTCTTCTCTCGCACGAGGCGTCCGCGCCGGCTCCGGCACTTCCCGCGCTTCGCCTCGAGCCGAACCGCCCGAACCCGTTCAACCCGAACACAACCCTCGTGTTCTTCCTCTCGAAAGAGGTCCGCGCGCGCCTCTCCATCTACGATCTCTCGGGGCGACTCGTGAGACACCTCGCGGACGGCGTCTTCCCGGCGGGGAGTCACGCGGTCGCGTGGAACGGCACCGACTCGTCCGGGCGCCGCGCGGCGAGCGGCGTCTACTTCGCGCGCGTCGAGGCGGCCGGCCTCTCCGAGACCCGCAAGATCGTGCTCTTGAAATAG
- the pepF gene encoding oligoendopeptidase F has translation MNRLRSIVRVAPLVLLALVALLDGPSGHAAGTLPSYAPDANTERSAIPEAYQWDLRLLLPSDGAFDAALEEVNAEREKLGRFRGRLADPPALRECLDLYFRVRLATNKLTLYANLRFNTSRGSTEVQAMNDRALRAMNDLMAEASFIRGEVLALDDGAIARAYTREPGLGAYRTYLEEIRRRRARVLGPEGERLLALAGDNLWAEIDLNELPSDHEKAFDAMLTDLRLPAILDESGKEVPLTFSNYPLYRRSPDRRVRRDAVEGVFGALRSYEHVLAALLAGQANTTVFFARARGYERALDAYLDMENIDPAVYHNLIAAVRANIGPLRRYVELRKKVLGLDELRIYDLYTPLVPGKEREVPYEEAMRVLPEALAPLGEEYGKILAAGLDPANGWLDLYPHKGKESGAFSASVYGVHPYVKMNYLNGSDDLSTLAHEYGHALHTHLSMTHQPYPTADYANFIAEIASTCNEKLLSDYLLRNTTDKEVKLSILNDLLESIRTTIYRQTLFAEFELAVHTAAESGIPVTASLLDETYARLVRDYYGEGFTLGENDGLEWAYIGHFYYKFYVYTYATGLSSGIALAEKVQSGDPAAREAYLGMLKAGSSKPPLMLLKEAGVDLTKPEAIEAAARLMDRTITEMEKLLGL, from the coding sequence ATGAATCGTCTTCGTTCGATCGTCCGAGTCGCTCCGCTCGTTCTTCTTGCGCTCGTGGCTCTTCTCGACGGTCCCTCCGGTCACGCGGCGGGAACGCTTCCGTCCTACGCTCCCGACGCGAACACGGAGAGGAGCGCGATCCCGGAAGCGTATCAATGGGATCTCCGCCTGCTTCTTCCGAGCGACGGAGCGTTCGACGCCGCGCTCGAGGAGGTGAACGCCGAGAGGGAGAAGCTCGGGCGCTTTCGCGGCCGGCTCGCCGATCCGCCCGCTCTTCGCGAGTGCCTCGACCTCTACTTCCGCGTGCGTCTCGCGACGAACAAGCTGACCCTCTACGCGAACCTCCGCTTCAACACGAGCCGCGGCTCGACCGAGGTTCAGGCGATGAACGACCGCGCGCTCCGAGCGATGAACGACCTGATGGCCGAGGCCTCGTTCATCCGGGGCGAGGTTCTCGCGCTGGACGACGGCGCGATCGCGCGCGCCTACACGAGGGAGCCGGGTCTCGGCGCGTACCGGACCTATCTCGAGGAGATCCGGAGGCGCCGCGCGCGCGTCCTCGGGCCGGAGGGGGAGCGCCTCCTCGCGCTCGCCGGCGACAACCTATGGGCGGAAATCGACCTGAACGAGCTTCCGTCGGATCACGAGAAGGCGTTCGACGCGATGCTCACCGACCTCCGGCTCCCCGCGATCCTCGACGAATCGGGGAAGGAGGTCCCGCTCACCTTCTCCAACTACCCGCTCTACCGGCGCTCGCCCGACCGCCGCGTGCGCCGCGACGCGGTCGAGGGGGTTTTCGGCGCCCTTCGTTCGTACGAGCACGTGCTCGCCGCCCTCCTCGCGGGGCAGGCGAACACCACGGTCTTCTTCGCCCGCGCCAGGGGCTACGAGCGCGCGCTCGACGCGTATCTTGACATGGAAAACATCGATCCCGCGGTCTACCACAACCTGATCGCGGCGGTTCGCGCGAACATCGGCCCGCTCCGCCGCTACGTCGAGCTCCGCAAGAAGGTGCTCGGCCTGGACGAGCTCCGCATCTACGATCTCTACACGCCGCTCGTCCCGGGGAAGGAGAGGGAGGTCCCCTACGAGGAGGCGATGCGCGTTCTTCCCGAGGCGCTCGCTCCTCTCGGCGAGGAGTACGGGAAGATCCTCGCCGCCGGCCTCGACCCCGCGAACGGTTGGCTCGATCTCTACCCGCACAAGGGGAAGGAGAGCGGCGCCTTCTCCGCGAGCGTCTACGGCGTGCACCCGTACGTGAAGATGAACTACCTGAACGGCTCGGACGATCTTTCCACGCTCGCGCACGAGTACGGCCACGCGCTTCACACGCATCTCTCGATGACGCACCAGCCCTATCCGACCGCGGACTACGCGAACTTCATCGCAGAGATCGCCTCGACGTGCAACGAGAAGCTCCTCTCCGACTACCTGCTCCGGAACACAACCGATAAAGAGGTAAAGCTCTCGATCCTGAACGATCTTCTCGAGAGCATTCGCACGACGATCTACCGGCAGACCCTCTTCGCGGAGTTCGAGCTCGCGGTGCACACGGCCGCCGAGAGCGGGATCCCGGTGACCGCGAGCCTGCTCGACGAGACCTACGCGCGGCTCGTCCGGGACTACTACGGGGAGGGCTTCACGCTCGGCGAGAACGACGGATTGGAGTGGGCCTACATCGGGCACTTCTACTATAAGTTTTATGTGTATACCTACGCGACCGGTCTCTCCTCCGGGATCGCGCTCGCCGAGAAGGTCCAGTCCGGCGATCCCGCGGCCCGCGAGGCCTACCTCGGCATGCTGAAGGCGGGGTCCTCGAAGCCCCCGCTCATGCTGCTGAAGGAGGCGGGCGTCGATCTCACGAAGCCGGAGGCGATCGAGGCGGCGGCCCGCCTGATGGACCGCACGATCACCGAGATGGAGAAGCTCCTCGGCCTCTGA
- a CDS encoding ATP-dependent RecD-like DNA helicase, with amino-acid sequence MGKPTEIEGTLERIVFQNPENAWTVGRVQDEADGRLVSVVGRLPGVSVGESLRLKGKWVFNPRFGEQFEIETFEVRPPATAGGIERYLSSGLVKGIGPEMAKRIVERFGAEALGVIDEEPERLLEVDGIGSKRLAMIREGWGEQKSVREALVFLHQLPIGPALAARIYETYREHTVRRVRSDPYALADEVWGVGFQTADRIAEALGIDKNSPRRAEAGVLYTLGQLSQAGHVCYPREELARAAAGFLGQEEEVAEAAIQRLLEAGSVVSEEIDDGPSLVYRTEMLDAEEGVAAAIRALLSVPAVRRIDSRAALAWLEKAFDFPLGEEQKVAVEAGVEERVVVVTGGPGTGKTTLVRSLLSILERAGEEVSLAAPTGRAAKKLEEATARPARTIHRLLEFDPRTGLFGRNEENSLTSSTAIIDEVSMVDILLMRHLLAALAPGSRLVLVGDVDQLPSVGPGNVLRDLIDSGRVRTVRLTEIYRQARESRIVVNAHRVNEGRMPLFEEDASDFRLVEIESGKDALAWIKRFLAEEIRERHGLDPVRDVQVIAPMHKGIAGVTNLNRELQALLNPRGEEIRRDERILRMGDKVIQLRNNYELDVFNGDVGRITAIDSEEEELEVFFGNRRVRYPFNHLDELTLAYAVSVHKSQGSEYRAVVAPLLGEHFPMLQRNLLYTAITRGRELVVLLGSQRTIGAAVRNNRIRHRYSFLAHRLRGAAGRGET; translated from the coding sequence ATGGGAAAGCCGACGGAGATCGAGGGGACCCTCGAGCGGATCGTCTTCCAGAACCCCGAGAACGCGTGGACCGTGGGCCGGGTGCAGGACGAGGCGGACGGCCGCCTCGTCAGCGTCGTCGGGCGGCTCCCCGGCGTCTCGGTCGGCGAGTCGCTTCGACTCAAGGGGAAGTGGGTCTTCAACCCGCGGTTCGGCGAACAATTTGAGATTGAAACCTTCGAGGTTCGTCCGCCTGCGACGGCGGGAGGGATCGAGCGCTATCTCTCCTCGGGCCTCGTCAAGGGGATCGGCCCTGAGATGGCGAAGCGGATCGTCGAGCGCTTCGGGGCGGAGGCGCTCGGCGTCATCGACGAGGAACCGGAGCGCCTTCTCGAGGTGGATGGGATCGGTTCGAAGCGCCTCGCGATGATCCGCGAGGGGTGGGGAGAGCAGAAGAGCGTCCGCGAGGCGCTCGTCTTTCTCCATCAGCTTCCGATCGGCCCCGCGCTCGCCGCCCGCATCTACGAAACCTACCGGGAGCACACGGTGCGCCGCGTACGAAGCGATCCCTACGCGCTCGCGGACGAGGTGTGGGGCGTCGGCTTCCAGACGGCGGATCGGATCGCCGAGGCGCTCGGCATCGACAAGAACTCCCCGCGACGGGCGGAGGCCGGCGTTCTCTACACGCTCGGACAGCTCTCGCAGGCTGGGCACGTCTGCTATCCGAGGGAGGAGCTCGCGCGCGCCGCGGCCGGCTTTCTCGGTCAGGAGGAGGAGGTCGCCGAGGCGGCGATCCAGAGGCTTCTCGAGGCCGGCTCGGTCGTCTCCGAGGAGATCGACGACGGGCCCTCTCTCGTCTACCGAACGGAGATGCTCGACGCCGAGGAGGGGGTCGCGGCGGCGATCCGCGCGCTTCTCTCGGTTCCGGCCGTCCGGCGGATCGACTCGCGCGCGGCGCTCGCTTGGCTCGAGAAGGCGTTCGATTTTCCTCTCGGCGAGGAGCAGAAGGTCGCGGTCGAGGCGGGGGTCGAGGAACGGGTCGTCGTCGTCACCGGAGGACCCGGCACCGGAAAGACGACGCTCGTCCGTTCGCTTCTCTCGATCCTCGAGCGGGCGGGGGAGGAGGTCTCCCTCGCGGCGCCGACAGGACGCGCCGCGAAGAAGCTCGAGGAGGCGACCGCGCGCCCCGCCCGCACGATCCACCGTTTGCTCGAGTTCGATCCGCGCACCGGCCTCTTCGGGCGGAACGAGGAGAACTCCCTCACCTCGTCAACTGCGATCATCGATGAGGTCTCAATGGTCGATATCCTTCTCATGCGGCATCTCCTCGCGGCGCTCGCCCCCGGCTCGCGTCTCGTTCTCGTCGGCGACGTCGACCAGCTCCCCTCGGTCGGCCCGGGGAACGTCCTCCGCGATCTGATCGACTCGGGGCGCGTGCGCACCGTCCGCCTCACCGAGATCTACCGCCAAGCGCGCGAGAGCCGGATCGTCGTGAACGCCCACCGCGTGAACGAGGGGCGGATGCCCCTCTTCGAGGAGGACGCGTCCGATTTCCGCCTCGTCGAGATCGAGAGCGGCAAGGATGCGCTCGCGTGGATCAAGCGGTTCCTCGCCGAGGAGATCCGGGAGCGGCACGGCCTCGATCCGGTTCGCGACGTGCAGGTGATCGCCCCGATGCACAAGGGGATCGCCGGCGTGACGAACCTGAACCGCGAGCTTCAGGCGCTCCTGAACCCGCGGGGGGAGGAGATCCGGCGGGACGAGAGAATCCTCCGGATGGGGGACAAGGTGATTCAGCTTCGAAACAACTACGAGCTCGACGTGTTCAACGGAGACGTCGGGCGGATCACGGCGATCGATTCGGAGGAGGAGGAGCTCGAGGTCTTCTTCGGCAACCGGCGCGTTCGTTATCCGTTCAACCATCTCGACGAGCTGACGCTCGCCTACGCGGTCTCGGTTCACAAGTCGCAAGGGAGCGAGTACCGGGCGGTCGTGGCCCCCCTTCTCGGCGAACACTTCCCGATGCTCCAGAGGAACCTCCTCTACACGGCGATCACGCGTGGGCGGGAACTCGTCGTGCTCCTCGGATCGCAGCGGACGATCGGCGCGGCGGTCCGGAACAACCGGATCCGCCACCGCTACTCGTTCCTCGCGCATCGCCTCCGCGGCGCCGCGGGCCGGGGGGAGACGTGA
- a CDS encoding glycosyltransferase family 39 protein codes for MREAAGNERARLRGGGDRALLLLVSCFLLLRLATLGVLPLFDATESRYAEIGREMAVSGNWVTPTLHGGEPFWAKPPLHFWMTALAMRIFGATEWAARLPSFLAALGTLLLTAALGRSLFGRSASLRAAVLLGSSGLFFLLAGTVLLDVTFAFATTGALGAYLLHVKEPGRRRFGLLVFFFLALGLLAKGPVAAALVLLAIGADAAFRRSARALRALPWLPGIGILLLVAGPWYLLAERATPGFLRYFFIHEHWLRYLHKEYGDLYGHGHVSPYGLVWGLAFLAFLPWTPALFGAARGALRRRGSGAGDPAGTCLWIAALAPLVFFTFSRSLSLPYVLPSLPFLALLLAREEAEGRGAVPRRSLLLAPVLFLGGVIFTFQEFGVSAGAGAALVAAAAGVFLLALGATRSKRPMARLAAGVSLVPLFLLAASLGLPGSIAETKSTRHLAETIAGLGADTGETVLFHGGIPLSAEFYLRGRVARFDPSADGTGGDVGPARDRILVLREGRERDLPLELLERLRPAGASGRHRVYRLPARSAPEGGGEEAP; via the coding sequence GTGAGAGAAGCGGCGGGGAATGAGCGGGCGCGGCTTCGCGGTGGGGGGGACCGCGCGCTTCTCCTCCTCGTCTCGTGTTTCCTCCTTCTTCGCCTCGCGACGCTCGGCGTTCTCCCTCTCTTCGACGCGACCGAGAGCCGCTACGCGGAGATCGGGAGGGAGATGGCGGTCTCGGGGAACTGGGTCACGCCGACCCTTCACGGAGGCGAGCCGTTCTGGGCGAAGCCCCCGCTCCACTTCTGGATGACCGCGCTCGCGATGCGGATCTTCGGCGCGACCGAATGGGCGGCCCGCCTCCCGAGCTTCCTCGCGGCGCTCGGGACGCTACTTCTCACGGCTGCCCTCGGCCGCTCGCTCTTCGGCCGGAGCGCGTCGCTCCGTGCAGCCGTCCTTCTCGGATCGAGCGGCCTCTTCTTCCTTCTCGCCGGGACGGTCCTCCTGGACGTCACCTTCGCCTTCGCGACCACGGGAGCGCTCGGTGCGTACCTTTTGCACGTGAAGGAACCGGGCCGGAGGCGCTTCGGGCTTCTCGTCTTCTTCTTCCTCGCCCTCGGGCTTCTCGCGAAGGGACCGGTCGCGGCGGCGCTCGTTCTTCTCGCGATCGGAGCGGACGCGGCCTTCCGGCGGAGCGCACGCGCTCTCCGCGCGCTCCCTTGGCTCCCCGGGATCGGGATCCTGCTTCTCGTCGCCGGGCCGTGGTATCTTCTCGCCGAACGGGCGACCCCCGGCTTCTTGCGCTATTTCTTCATCCATGAACATTGGCTTCGTTATCTCCACAAGGAGTACGGGGATCTCTACGGCCACGGGCATGTCTCCCCTTACGGTCTCGTGTGGGGCCTCGCTTTTCTCGCGTTCCTGCCTTGGACGCCTGCGCTCTTCGGCGCGGCGCGCGGGGCGCTCCGCCGCCGGGGGAGCGGCGCGGGCGATCCTGCGGGCACGTGCCTTTGGATCGCGGCGCTCGCGCCTCTCGTCTTCTTCACCTTCTCGCGCTCCCTCTCGCTTCCGTACGTTCTCCCCTCGCTCCCCTTCCTCGCGCTCCTTCTCGCGAGGGAGGAGGCGGAGGGGAGGGGAGCGGTCCCGAGGAGGTCGCTCCTTCTCGCGCCCGTTCTCTTCCTCGGCGGGGTGATCTTCACGTTTCAAGAGTTTGGTGTCTCCGCGGGCGCGGGAGCGGCGCTCGTCGCGGCGGCGGCGGGGGTCTTTCTCCTCGCGCTCGGGGCCACGCGCTCGAAGAGGCCGATGGCGCGGCTCGCGGCCGGCGTCTCTCTCGTTCCGCTCTTTCTTCTCGCGGCCTCTCTCGGGCTTCCTGGGTCGATCGCGGAGACGAAGTCGACGCGGCACCTCGCGGAAACGATCGCGGGTCTCGGCGCGGACACGGGGGAAACGGTTCTCTTCCACGGGGGGATCCCGCTCTCGGCGGAGTTCTATCTTCGCGGAAGGGTCGCGCGGTTCGATCCGAGCGCGGACGGGACGGGAGGGGATGTCGGCCCGGCCCGCGACCGGATCCTCGTTCTCCGAGAGGGGAGGGAGAGAGACTTGCCTCTCGAGCTTCTCGAGAGGCTCCGGCCGGCCGGCGCGAGCGGCCGCCACCGGGTCTATCGGCTTCCCGCGCGATCCGCGCCGGAAGGCGGGGGGGAGGAGGCGCCGTGA